TTGAACATGCTTGACAAAGTTAAAACTTTTAAAGATAATAAAAGTGGGAATACTAATAACTAACAAAACGGCTTGGGTGCCTCACATACCGAGGTTTTCATCTTAAACCCTTAAACTGCTACCCACAGTTTAAGGGTTTTTAACTACTTACGACGGTCGGTGATTAACACTACTAGGGTGATAAGTAGGATGATAGCTATAACAGTCTGTATTGCGTCACTTATGGTAATCATCCCGCCTCACCCCCTTTCTTGGATGTTTCCATCCCCGGCAGGTGAGGCCCGTTAGTTAGTTATGTATTCCCAAAGTTATTTTACCACATTTTTCTACATCGAACTACTGTATAAGTATCAACGATTTCCCTACTGTGCTCTACTATTTACGCCAGTGCCGTCCACTGTCAGTCTCAGTGGATAGGTAAGGGTTATTGTGTCTGTTGTACTACCACCACGCCTATGGCAATGAGAGCTATTACTGAGTGGTGGACAAGGGGTAGAGGTCATCCAGTAGTAACTTCTACTAACCGTATATCGTACAGTTAAATCGTATTGCCGGGGATGCTCTGCCATTAATCTACCAGCTATTGGATTGAAAATTTTTGCTCCATCCATGCCCCAATTTTGTTCAAAGGTTAATTCTGCAGTTCTATTGCCTGTAACTCTCATGGGTATTGACTTTGTTCCTTGGGGCGGTAAAGGGTTGCCAAAAGTAAAATTAGGATGTTTATTTGGCACTATTAATTCTGCACTGACAAGATGCCAACTGGTCAGGTATGCACCATGGCAGCCTCTACTGGGTACTGGTGGTGTTGGGGCAGTAAACCTGCAAGTTACCCGATCCGTCCACTTTGCAGTCCCTGGGGGCCGGGTGATGCTGCCATCTTGGGACACCGCTGTAAGGTTAGCCGAACCCGGCTGCACAGGCGGTGGAGGTTGCATAATATTTACGTATGCCCTATCTTCATTGTTTTCAAGGTTAGGATCTGTGACCACTACTGGTTCTATGGTGGTGATGATTTCACTATCTACACTCTGTGCTGTAAAGCTATAAGTGTACTCTTTTACTTCACCCGGTTGGTATACATCTTCAGCAGGGTTTAAAACTATATTGTAATCTGTGCCGTTAACATGATGAACAAGAGACAGCCTAGCAGCTGCCGGCCCGGGGGCATCTTCATTAAGCTTAAACCTCACTTTAGATGCTATTTTGGTTCCTGGTGCAATGTCTCCAAACCATTGTTCATCTAACTCAACTGAAAAATCATACACCCCATCCACAGGTACACCATACCAGGTAATAATGCCCGGCAAGTACCACCGCCAGCCTTCCACTAGGTTGCTGATGTTGGCTGGCTCGTAGCCGATGTACCGGCGGTTTTCTTCGTCCTTAATATTAAGTGCACTTGTTAAAGGGACAAGATCAAGCCCCCACTGTACCGTTGCACTGCCGGCAGCTAAGTCCTGGCTGGTGACTTGAACAGTCAGGTTTTGGGGAAGATAAGCCAAGTAATATTCATGAAACTTTTGCATTGGCATAACTTCTTCCCCTGGGTTTGTGTTAATCCAGGGTTGGCCATCCGGGCCGGATGTGCGACCACCGGCGGTAATATATTCATCAGGGGTAAAGGGATATTGTACCTCTACCCGTGTTAATTCATATCTTCCCAGTTCATCAGCTGCACTATAATTAAAGGGTTTGGTTGACTTCCCGGTCTGGCCGGGCATATCTGGGTTGCCGTCATTGTTTGTATCCTGCCACTGGCTACCTTTCCAGATATCGAAGTAGCCCATTATTACCTCTTGTTTAACAATTTGTTCCTCATTTTGGGGCAATGCTAAAGCCGTTCCAACCGGAACGGCTAACAGTAAAGCTATTAACAGCAAAATACTGATTCTTTTTAACATGAGATTCAATTACCTCCTTTGTATAAAGGATTTTGGACCAAAAGCAGTTCGTCGCCAAGCTCAAACATGATGTGGGTTACTTTGGTTAAATCGGCAGGTGGAAGAAATGCCATCCCATCCGGTGTACCCGCACGAATATGATCAACTGGTGCGGTCAACGTGCCGGTGACTGTTCCCATATATCCACCACCACCGCGGTAACGAACAACTTTACCCTCTTCAACCAGGTAGAACTTAGGCATAGATTTGCCAGGGTTTGATGCTGTTACAGTTACACCGTCCGGGGTAACCTTTAAGTCATGGATAATATCTCCACGATGACCATCTTTTCCAGCAATTTCAATACCATTGGGTTTTAAATCAGCAACAGTGACTTCTTGAATTACCGGATTTGTGGTATTTAACCAATCCCATTTATCTTGTAAACTCTTCTGAACTTCTGGGGCAAAGTTCCAATCGGCAAAACTAAAGGGCTTGCCTTCAAGGGGCTTGGCTTTGTCGTACAGTTCTTCTGCACTACCTACAGGTGTTTCGGGTTCTTCTTTAACTGGCGGCTGTTCCCCACCAATGTAGTCTACCACTTCGCTATAATCAGGCTTAGGCTGCCCTTTGGGATAAGCTAAAACGATGTTGTTTTGGGCATCCCATTCCACTGTGTAGCCAAGGGCCTCAGCTACGAATCTAGCAGGAAGAAAAGTTCTACCGTTTCTTAGTAACGGTGCCACATCGGTTTTTGTAACTTTTCCATCACTTTTAATCTGTTTCTGCCCTACTGCCAGTTCTACTACTGGAAATCCTGGCTCTGACAGTGTTACTCTTGGGCTTTCCCATGCAATGTTCTCATTTTCAACGCCTAGGGCGTTACTTAGAAACCGAATGGGCACAAAGGTACGACCCTGCTCGATGAAGGGGGCAGCGTCCAT
This sequence is a window from Desulfofalx alkaliphila DSM 12257. Protein-coding genes within it:
- a CDS encoding stalk domain-containing protein, which codes for MKRLLAFTVCLALFVLLVPGMRAVAAQQEQVDVYEQKQLVKSVVFVVGQDRYFIDNKVPGIKMDAAPFIEQGRTFVPIRFLSNALGVENENIAWESPRVTLSEPGFPVVELAVGQKQIKSDGKVTKTDVAPLLRNGRTFLPARFVAEALGYTVEWDAQNNIVLAYPKGQPKPDYSEVVDYIGGEQPPVKEEPETPVGSAEELYDKAKPLEGKPFSFADWNFAPEVQKSLQDKWDWLNTTNPVIQEVTVADLKPNGIEIAGKDGHRGDIIHDLKVTPDGVTVTASNPGKSMPKFYLVEEGKVVRYRGGGGYMGTVTGTLTAPVDHIRAGTPDGMAFLPPADLTKVTHIMFELGDELLLVQNPLYKGGN